The following are from one region of the Parcubacteria group bacterium genome:
- a CDS encoding NUDIX domain-containing protein, producing MEKQFIDKLAYIHLKDEKVLETLSKGKDTWYIPGGKREKDETDQEALIREIKEELCVDLVPDTIKHYGTFETQAHGKPLGTVVRMTCCTADYKGELKPDAEIEKMAFFTYSQKPMTSPVDHLIFDDLYSKGLIK from the coding sequence ATGGAAAAACAATTTATCGACAAGCTAGCCTACATCCATCTCAAGGATGAAAAAGTATTGGAAACTTTAAGCAAGGGAAAAGATACGTGGTATATCCCCGGCGGTAAACGGGAGAAGGACGAAACTGACCAGGAGGCTTTAATCCGCGAGATCAAAGAAGAGCTCTGTGTTGATCTTGTTCCTGATACAATAAAGCATTATGGAACTTTTGAAACGCAAGCACACGGCAAGCCCTTAGGTACTGTTGTTCGCATGACATGCTGCACTGCTGACTATAAGGGCGAATTAAAGCCTGACGCTGAAATAGAGAAAATGGCCTTTTTCACTTATTCTCAAAAACCAATGACTTCTCCCGTTGACCACCTAATTTTTGACGATTTATACTCTAAAGGGTTAATCAAATAA